The genomic DNA AATGTCAACATACAATATCCGGCGTTTGTTTAGTCAAAATCCCGTCCACTCAAATCCCCACATAATGTATAGTCACGCAGGGTTGAGGAAATCCACATCGGCTTGGTTCCCCCAAATCACTGACATACTGGATGATCCCCAAACGGTAccccctgttccctatgtagtgcactacttgtgaccagagccctatggaaccctattccctatgtagtgcactactttagaccagagccctatggaaccctattccctatgtagtgcactactttagaccagagccctatggaaccctattccctgtgtagtgcactacttttggaccAGGTCAATTGGGCCATTAGGTACCATTTAGGACACAGATCCACAACACGGTGATGACAGAAGGCTGCTGTTGGGTCCCCCCCAGTTTTTAATAATATAAAAGCGCTCGGCCAATCGGAGGAGACCGTCTCACCAGCCAAACATGTACTCCATCGCTTAGAAACCAAACTGTCGTCTTTCCTGGGGTCTGTTGTCTGCCAccacctgaaaccaaaaagtgcAACACGGTTGGTGAATTCCACGTCGGTCCCCATGCCCATAGAAACAGTGATCACTCCATGACATTAGGACTGAAATGTATTGTTACATTTTAAAAAGGAAACCAATCCGCACACTACTTTTAACTATTATAAATAATGTGCATTGTACACATTGAGGTTTGGGAATATTTTTATACAGAGCCGTCGCTTTGCTGTCCTCTAGTGGACACAGCCCCCCAAGAGGACACACAGCCCCCCAGCGGACACAGCCCCCCAGTGGACACACAGCCCCCCAGTGGACACACAGCCCCCCAGCGGACACACAGCCCCCCAGTGGACACACAGCCCCCAGTGGACACACAGCCCCCCAGCGGACACACAGCCCCCCAGCGGACACACAGCCCCAGCGGACACACAGCCCCTCCCCAGCGGACACACAGCCCCTCCCCAGCGGACACACAGCCCCTCCCCAGCGGACACACAGCCCCCCCCCAGAGGACACACAGCCCCACCCCAGAGGACACACAGCCCCACCCCCAGAGGACACACAGCCCCACCCCCAGAGGACACACAGCCCCACCCCCAGAGGACACACAGCCCCCCAGAGGACACACAGCCCCCCAGTGGACACACAGCCCCCAGTGGACACACAGCCCCTCCCCAGTGGACACACAGCCCCCTCCCCAGTGGACACAGCCCCACCCCAGAGGACACACAGCCCCACCCCCAGAGGACACACAGCCCCACCCCAGTGGACACACAGCCCCCCCCAGAGGACACACAGCCCCACCCCCAGAGGACACACAGCCCCACCCCAGTGGACACACAGCCCCACCCCAGTGGACACACAGCCCCACCCCAGTGGACACACAGCCCCTCCCCAGTGGACACAGCCCTCCCCCCAGTGGACACACAGCCCCACCCCCAGAGGGACACACAGCCCCACCCCCAGAGGACACACAGCCCCACCCCAGTGGACACACAGCCCCCCAGCGGACACACAGCAGCCCCCCCCAGCGGACACACAGCCCGTCAagagtttttttaaatgtttattccGTGTTCATGCCGTGTTCATGCCGTGACAATAACGGCATTTTAATTATATGACGAAGAGTTCCTTGGTCCTCGTCTTTAAGACGGCCTTAACAACTTCTGTTGGTTTGGCAACAGTATTTAATGACGAAACCCCCCGATCCTACCTGGTAGTCACTGCTGGAGGCCTTGTAGGCTGCACTGAGGGGCCTCATTGAGGAGCGAGGTgtggagacatggtggctgggGGTTCCATTTCTGACTGGAGGAGTAAACACTGAGCCAGAGGAGCTAGAGCCTCGGTCTGAGATCTCCATCACAttctgagagacacacacaaatcTTAATTAATCattagatacagtgccttgcgaaagtattcggcccccttgaactttgcgaccttttgccacatttcaggcatcaaacataaagatgtaaaactgtatttttttgtgaagaatcaacaaca from Oncorhynchus keta strain PuntledgeMale-10-30-2019 chromosome 23, Oket_V2, whole genome shotgun sequence includes the following:
- the LOC127911086 gene encoding uncharacterized protein LOC127911086, with amino-acid sequence MPIETWTQPPKRTHSPPADTAPQWTHSPPVDTQPPSGHTAPQWTHSPQWTHSPPADTQPPSGHTAPADTQPLPSGHTAPPQRTHSPSPADTQPPPRGHTAPPQRTHSPTPRGHTAPPPEDTQPHPQRTHSPPEDTQPPSGHTAPSGHTAPPQWTHSPLPSGHSPTPEDTQPHPQRTHSPTPVDTQPPPEDTQPHPQRTHSPTPVDTQPHPSGHTAPPQWTHSPSPVDTALPPVDTQPHPQRDTQPHPQRTHSPTPVDTQPPSGHTAAPPSGHTARQEFF